The genome window CAAATGGTAATAGAGTTGCTTCAGGAATCTATTTTTACAAACTGGAAACAGAAGATAAAAATATAACCAAAAAAATGTTGTTAATTAAGTAATTTAAACATACAGGGGGTCGGTTATTCCGATCTCCTGTTCTTTTAAGGTTTAAATATAAAAAAATTAATATTTCTTTTCCTAATAATAGTTCCATTATTTCTATTTGCAAATACTATAACTGTAGATATAAATGGAACAGGAAATTTTACTTCTATTCAAGCAGGAATCGATAATGCGGTGGATGGAGATACGGTGCTGGTTTATCCCGGGACTTATTATGAGAACATAGATTTTTTGGGCAAAAATATCAAATTAGGAAGTTTGTATTTAACTACAGGAGTTGATTCTTTTATAAGAAATACGATTATCGATGGTAATCAAGAAGGAAGTGTGGTTAAGATTACGAATAGTTATAATAACTCCCCGATTCTATGTGGTTTTACAATAGAGAATGGTAATGGTTCACCTTCTCCAGGTCCTTATAATTATAAAGTAGGAGGGGGGATATTCATAAATCAGAGTAGTTGTAAAATTAATAGTTGCATTATTAAAAACAATATCGGTTATAGAGGAGGAGGAATATATGAACATGGAGGATATACTCCAACTTTAGAAAATTGCACCATTTTTAACAATCAAGCTTTTTATCAAGGGGGTGGGATTTATTGCTGGGAGATAACATTAAGCCAGGATAGTTTATGCAATGTTTATATGAATTATGCTGGTGACGGATGCGATTTTTATGGTGGTTATGAATATGCTGAAGTTTTTGTAGATACTTTTACTGTTTTAAATCCGGACAAATTCTATTTTTCCGCACGTTCTGATTATACTTTTAACTGTCAAAATACTAAAATAGAACCTATAAATAGTGACCTCTACGTATCTCCCCAGGGAGATAATAATAATTCCGGGCTCACACCGGATGATCCCTACAAGAATATCTATAAAGCACTCATCATGATAAATTCGGATAGTACTCATCATAACACTATCCATCTATCACCCGGAAGATATTCACCGTTTGAGACAAATGAAAAATATCCCATTAATCTACGAAGTTATGTTTCTATTATGGGAGATAATCCCGAGAATACTATTTTAGATGCAGATAGTCTTTCTCGACTTTGTCTTGATAGAAGTAATGAAAAGGATGTAACTATAAAAAATCTGACGTTTACTAATAGCTGTCCCATAGAATTTGGCTATGGAGCAATGATGTTGTTTCAACCACGTGGCTTTATATTAAATAAATTAATATTTACTAATAATTATGCAGAACATAAATCCGCTATATCTATTTTATCAACTGGGGAGATTTTAGATTCTACAAGTCTTTATTTAGAGGATGTTTTGATAGAAAATAATTATCAACGGGCTGCCGGATTAGAAGCAAAAGAGCTTGTTTTAAAAAATGTTGTTGTTAAAAATAATCTTCCGGATTATTCAGCAGAATTTCCTACAGGAGGAGGGTTAACACTATTTGGAATTTATAATCCTGATAACTACAATTTTTATCTATATAATGTCGAGATAACTGAGAATGTAAATGTAGATAATGAATGG of Candidatus Cloacimonadota bacterium contains these proteins:
- a CDS encoding T9SS type A sorting domain-containing protein; this translates as MDGDTVLVYPGTYYENIDFLGKNIKLGSLYLTTGVDSFIRNTIIDGNQEGSVVKITNSYNNSPILCGFTIENGNGSPSPGPYNYKVGGGIFINQSSCKINSCIIKNNIGYRGGGIYEHGGYTPTLENCTIFNNQAFYQGGGIYCWEITLSQDSLCNVYMNYAGDGCDFYGGYEYAEVFVDTFTVLNPDKFYFSARSDYTFNCQNTKIEPINSDLYVSPQGDNNNSGLTPDDPYKNIYKALIMINSDSTHHNTIHLSPGRYSPFETNEKYPINLRSYVSIMGDNPENTILDADSLSRLCLDRSNEKDVTIKNLTFTNSCPIEFGYGAMMLFQPRGFILNKLIFTNNYAEHKSAISILSTGEILDSTSLYLEDVLIENNYQRAAGLEAKELVLKNVVVKNNLPDYSAEFPTGGGLTLFGIYNPDNYNFYLYNVEITENVNVDNEWSHMPSALRVSKANLNMVNCTIGNNSATSDGEAFKIQEGATVNIYNSILYGDTPREIFVDGTYESCELNVYNSLIEGGMWDIYTVGNNTINWDGNNNLPGDADPCWIGSGEYPYQLLNISPCIDAGTLDLPDGIELPEYDLAGNPRIYGETVDIGAYEWNGYAINEKPEDENPNLILAPNPFCNQTSISFQLTQTGIVNLSIYNIKGQKVKTLIDAFSCPAKFQVNWKGTDRHGYPVANGTYFAKLIIDDKEKVVRKFIKLSD